The Equus przewalskii isolate Varuska unplaced genomic scaffold, EquPr2 ChrUn-10, whole genome shotgun sequence genome window below encodes:
- the LOC103541605 gene encoding small proline-rich protein 2I-like, which translates to MSSQQQQCKQPCQPPPVCPPKCPEPCPPPKCPEPCPPPQRQQKCPPVQPPPPCQQKCPPKSK; encoded by the coding sequence ATGTCTTCTCAACAGCAGCAGTGCAagcagccctgccagccccctcCTGTGTGCCCACCTAAGTGCCCAGAGCCGTGCCCGCCCCCAAAATGCCCTGAGCCGTGCCCACCCCCACAGAGGCAGCAGAAATGCCCTCCTGTGCAACCTCCTCCACCATGCCAGCAGAAGTGCCCGCCCAAGAGCAAGTAA